In Micromonospora sp. NBC_01813, the following are encoded in one genomic region:
- a CDS encoding aminopeptidase P family protein codes for MAAEAVTEQPRTESHDPDFPEKLLEFMRTGWRDDTLPLGPRPEVPNYARRRSALSAAFPGETLVVPTGGEKTRANDTDYPFRPGSDFAYLTGDHDPDSVLVLRPSGDGHDAVLFTRQRSSRETDEFFRSRDGELWVGRRRTLAEKSTELGLETAPLSDLPQALAGCAPGRTRVLRGFDTRVDAAVLSYDSGDDAGARDRELATAISEHKLVKDQWEIAQLQAAIDATVRGFEDVARVLPADRPVSERLLEGVFALRARHDGNDVGYGSIVGSGAHATILHWVRNNGVTRPGDLLLMDMGVEGEHLYTADVTRTVPVSGRFTALQRQVYDIVYASQQAGMDLIKPGVKFSDVHQTCMRVLAEGLAELGVLPVSVDEAMDKESTVYRRWTLHGFGHMLGIDVHDCSRARKERYRDGELDEGYVLTVEPGLYFQPEDELVPEELRGIGIRIEDDVLVTAAGAVNLSAGLPRRADEVESWLAAQRDAGPRLP; via the coding sequence ATGGCCGCCGAGGCGGTGACCGAACAGCCGCGCACCGAGTCGCACGATCCGGACTTTCCGGAGAAGCTGCTGGAGTTCATGCGTACCGGCTGGCGCGACGACACGTTGCCCCTCGGGCCGCGCCCCGAGGTGCCGAACTACGCCCGCCGCCGCTCAGCGCTGTCGGCGGCGTTCCCCGGTGAGACCCTGGTCGTCCCCACCGGCGGCGAGAAGACCCGGGCCAACGACACCGACTACCCGTTCCGGCCGGGCAGCGACTTCGCGTACCTCACCGGCGACCACGACCCGGACAGTGTGCTGGTGCTGCGCCCCAGCGGCGACGGGCATGACGCGGTGCTCTTCACCCGGCAGCGGTCGTCGCGGGAGACCGACGAGTTCTTTCGCAGCCGCGACGGCGAGCTGTGGGTGGGCCGACGACGCACCCTGGCGGAGAAGTCGACCGAGCTGGGACTGGAGACGGCACCGCTGAGCGACCTGCCGCAGGCGTTGGCCGGCTGCGCGCCGGGACGAACCCGGGTGCTGCGCGGCTTCGACACGCGGGTGGACGCGGCGGTGCTGTCGTACGACAGCGGTGACGACGCCGGTGCCCGCGACCGCGAGTTGGCGACGGCGATCTCGGAACACAAGCTGGTCAAGGACCAGTGGGAGATCGCCCAACTGCAGGCCGCGATCGACGCCACGGTGCGCGGCTTCGAGGACGTCGCCCGGGTGCTGCCGGCCGACCGACCGGTCTCCGAGCGGCTGCTGGAGGGGGTGTTCGCGCTGCGGGCGCGGCACGACGGCAACGACGTCGGTTACGGATCGATCGTCGGCTCGGGCGCGCACGCGACGATCCTGCACTGGGTACGCAACAACGGGGTCACCCGTCCGGGTGACCTGCTGCTGATGGACATGGGCGTGGAGGGCGAGCACCTCTACACCGCCGACGTGACCCGCACGGTGCCGGTGTCGGGCCGGTTCACCGCGCTGCAGCGGCAGGTCTACGACATCGTGTACGCCTCCCAGCAGGCCGGCATGGACCTCATCAAGCCGGGGGTGAAGTTCAGCGACGTGCACCAGACGTGCATGCGGGTGCTGGCCGAGGGCCTGGCCGAGTTGGGCGTGCTGCCGGTGAGCGTGGACGAGGCGATGGACAAGGAGTCGACCGTCTACCGGCGGTGGACCCTGCACGGCTTCGGTCACATGCTCGGCATCGACGTGCACGACTGCTCCCGGGCCCGTAAGGAGCGCTACCGCGACGGCGAGCTCGACGAAGGGTACGTGTTGACCGTCGAACCGGGCCTGTACTTCCAGCCGGAGGACGAGCTGGTGCCCGAGGAGCTACGCGGCATCGGTATCCGGATCGAGGACGACGTGCTGGTCACCGCAGCCGGGGCGGTGAACCTGTCGGCCGGGCTGCCGCGTCGGGCCGACGAGGTGGAGTCCTGGTTGGCGGCCCAACGCGACGCCGGCCCCCGCCTCCCCTGA